A DNA window from Nitrospira sp. contains the following coding sequences:
- a CDS encoding hypothetical protein (Evidence 5 : Unknown function; MaGe:77310996), whose protein sequence is MPRPLRLEFSGAVYYATSRDNIREDIVTDRDGWSGSRDVSRAARPCGRLVRVVLPAYCMMDNHSYAVRMELFDYEKGSVRIGCKLDEMSLVDSQKLFNRGCRAISTANPYYFGRMAEEKAALVKIRIFGDEGEALLGRIMPDLIVGGLTESHMTNVLRVWIFLTQGADEPVRKVLIEEQLHRGGRETSFRSRSAANSRQARISSCVRSGKSRRISSSLMPEARYSNTSYTVIRNPLMQGLPPRFAGSMVIRPSYDMMESLAHR, encoded by the coding sequence ATGCCCCGTCCGCTCCGCCTGGAATTTTCTGGCGCTGTCTATTACGCGACGAGTCGCGATAATATCCGTGAGGATATCGTGACAGATCGTGACGGATGGTCAGGGTCGCGCGACGTTTCTCGCGCTGCTCGCCCATGTGGTCGATTGGTACGGGTAGTGCTGCCTGCCTACTGCATGATGGACAATCACTCGTATGCAGTCCGGATGGAGCTATTCGACTACGAGAAAGGCTCCGTCCGGATCGGATGCAAACTGGATGAGATGAGCCTGGTGGATTCGCAGAAGCTGTTCAATCGCGGTTGTCGAGCAATTTCCACGGCGAATCCATACTACTTTGGGCGGATGGCCGAAGAGAAAGCTGCGTTGGTGAAAATCCGCATCTTTGGTGACGAGGGTGAAGCCCTGCTGGGCCGCATAATGCCAGACCTCATCGTCGGGGGCCTCACTGAGTCCCACATGACGAACGTGTTGCGAGTGTGGATATTCCTGACGCAGGGCGCTGACGAGCCTGTGAGAAAGGTTTTGATCGAGGAGCAGCTTCACCGGGGTGGCAGAGAGACCAGTTTTCGTTCCCGATCCGCGGCGAATTCGAGACAGGCGCGAATATCATCCTGTGTCAGATCGGGAAAGTCGCGCAGGATCTCTTCTTCGCTCATGCCTGAGGCGAGATATTCCAATACATCGTACACGGTGATACGCAACCCCCTGATGCAGGGTTTGCCGCCACGCTTTGCCGGGTCGATGGTAATACGGCCTTCGTATGACATGATGGAAAGCCTAGCCCACAGATAG
- a CDS encoding hypothetical protein (Evidence 4 : Unknown function but conserved in other organisms; MaGe:77310997), with the protein MEYNQFKMNTAPSTRSRIFDSSELVAQLEKGCIWAQIDRGRATQYAKLITDFFDGRGDRQEHVLAYHEATDIAEIYKLWSLRIDEFPGLKEKISETLKSGPLIQDNENIAASSNRPRNNAFAFFVAGRLQAAGCEVLAVDGINRIGETGLWFGDVTVRHQSLVFDIQCKRPQFSDTVERNVDKARKQILSAPVPRMGIIAIDTSVIIRPRGTLLSAQSVASASRKLTDLIQPYAETLHRENVGPEIAGLIWFGGMPCMITEPSRILRSTGERYEITRPYSAREIAVDLNHSSPHAVTLLNIGEQLNHWLRVKWN; encoded by the coding sequence TTGGAGTATAATCAATTCAAGATGAATACCGCTCCTTCTACGCGCAGTAGGATATTCGATTCATCAGAGCTAGTCGCTCAACTTGAGAAAGGGTGCATTTGGGCTCAAATTGATCGGGGCCGAGCGACTCAGTACGCCAAACTCATCACGGATTTTTTTGATGGTAGAGGAGATCGTCAGGAGCATGTATTGGCGTACCATGAGGCTACTGATATTGCCGAAATCTATAAACTCTGGTCGCTCAGAATCGATGAGTTTCCAGGCCTGAAAGAGAAGATCTCCGAGACGCTCAAAAGCGGGCCGCTCATCCAAGACAATGAGAATATAGCGGCTTCAAGCAATAGACCTCGAAATAATGCGTTTGCTTTTTTCGTTGCCGGACGATTACAGGCTGCGGGATGTGAGGTTTTGGCTGTAGATGGTATCAACCGAATCGGCGAGACCGGTCTTTGGTTTGGCGATGTTACCGTTCGCCATCAGAGCCTAGTATTCGATATCCAGTGTAAGCGGCCTCAATTTTCAGACACTGTAGAGCGAAATGTCGACAAAGCAAGAAAGCAAATTCTTAGCGCCCCCGTCCCCCGTATGGGAATTATAGCCATCGATACCTCAGTGATTATCCGTCCACGAGGGACGCTGCTGTCCGCTCAGAGTGTTGCAAGTGCTTCGCGAAAGTTAACTGATCTGATTCAGCCTTACGCAGAGACTTTACATAGGGAAAATGTTGGACCGGAAATCGCCGGCCTGATTTGGTTTGGTGGGATGCCTTGCATGATTACAGAGCCTTCCAGAATCCTTAGATCAACCGGCGAACGATATGAGATTACTAGGCCATATAGTGCTAGAGAGATCGCAGTCGATTTGAACCATTCATCACCGCATGCTGTTACCCTACTCAACATCGGAGAGCAACTGAATCATTGGCTAAGGGTGAAGTGGAATTGA
- a CDS encoding DNA polymerase III subunits gamma and tau (MaGe:77310998) yields the protein MDYQVSARKYRPGTFDDVVGQSHVVQTLMNAVETKRIAHAYLFSGTRGVGKTTVARILAKALNCEQGPTGHPCNVCVNCVEITQGTSVDVMEIDGASNTSVDDVREIRENVKFSPFRGQYRVYIIDEVHMLSNSAFNALLKTLEEPPSHVVFIFATTEIHKIPATILSRCQHYNFRRIARQEIIDRLRHVAEQDGMTIEDRSFTALARASEGSMRDGLSLLDQAVAFGGKTIAHADLEVLLGAVPQELVQGMSAAILTQDSPAALAVLANLLDRGHDLKAFCSDVVEHLRNLLVASVVSTGPELRGLIEATEEDIHQLAVEAKKLTPEQLQELLTIFSQAEDSLRYSAHPRFVLEAAAVRATRLTRQQERRTDIATAASSKPETTTAAPAIKPAASSPAAATTRPASAPTATPASRPSSSPVPQPAQATRPSGTARPAMPAASKPGEAIQSAPPVTPHASVPNKVSLPESEPQNPSSHPPISPPAGQSLSATSPDAPTLNWDLVQEEVAASHPRFAPYLEAGRFVSLEGGQVTIGFTKQAALARSRMEKEDNLLALAALCEQQVGQPIRIRTIELSASDPPGLTMAQVRAAKEQEQRMVLFEQARATPVAKQALDIFGADLAAVRTVAQKETGE from the coding sequence ATGGATTATCAAGTCTCCGCCCGCAAATACCGGCCCGGCACGTTCGACGATGTCGTCGGCCAATCGCACGTCGTTCAGACGCTGATGAACGCGGTCGAGACGAAGCGCATCGCGCACGCCTATCTCTTTTCCGGCACGCGCGGAGTCGGCAAGACGACCGTCGCCCGTATTCTCGCCAAAGCGCTGAACTGCGAACAAGGCCCCACCGGCCACCCCTGCAATGTCTGCGTCAATTGCGTCGAGATTACGCAAGGCACCTCGGTCGATGTGATGGAGATCGACGGTGCGTCGAACACCAGTGTCGACGATGTGCGGGAGATCCGCGAGAATGTGAAGTTCTCGCCCTTTCGCGGACAGTACCGCGTCTATATCATCGACGAAGTGCACATGCTGTCGAACTCGGCCTTCAACGCGCTGTTGAAAACGCTGGAAGAGCCGCCGTCGCATGTGGTGTTCATTTTCGCGACGACGGAGATTCACAAAATCCCAGCCACGATTCTGTCGCGCTGCCAGCATTACAATTTCCGGCGGATCGCGCGCCAGGAGATTATCGACCGTCTTCGCCATGTCGCGGAGCAAGACGGCATGACCATCGAAGACCGCAGCTTCACGGCGCTCGCGCGGGCCAGCGAAGGCAGTATGCGCGACGGGCTCAGCCTGCTCGATCAAGCCGTTGCGTTCGGCGGAAAAACGATTGCCCATGCCGATCTGGAAGTGCTGCTCGGCGCCGTGCCGCAGGAGCTTGTCCAGGGCATGAGCGCGGCGATTCTCACGCAGGACAGCCCGGCCGCATTGGCCGTCCTCGCCAATCTACTGGATCGCGGGCATGACCTGAAAGCTTTCTGCTCCGATGTCGTGGAGCATCTCCGGAACCTTCTGGTTGCCTCGGTCGTCTCTACCGGCCCAGAGTTGCGCGGCTTGATCGAAGCCACGGAAGAAGACATTCACCAATTGGCCGTTGAAGCCAAGAAGCTGACCCCGGAGCAACTGCAAGAGCTGCTGACGATTTTCTCGCAGGCGGAAGACTCGTTGCGCTACAGCGCCCATCCGCGCTTCGTGCTAGAGGCAGCGGCCGTGCGCGCTACCAGGCTGACCCGACAACAGGAGCGCCGCACCGATATCGCGACGGCTGCTTCCTCAAAGCCTGAGACGACAACGGCCGCGCCCGCTATAAAGCCAGCAGCCTCCAGCCCAGCCGCGGCAACAACTCGTCCGGCATCGGCGCCAACCGCCACACCGGCCTCTCGGCCTTCGTCTTCGCCAGTACCACAACCTGCACAAGCCACTAGGCCATCGGGCACAGCTCGCCCCGCAATGCCGGCCGCATCGAAGCCTGGCGAGGCAATTCAATCCGCGCCGCCCGTAACACCTCACGCATCGGTGCCAAACAAAGTTTCATTGCCTGAATCTGAGCCGCAAAACCCATCGAGTCACCCACCCATATCGCCGCCAGCCGGACAATCGTTGTCCGCAACATCGCCGGATGCGCCCACGCTCAATTGGGACCTGGTGCAGGAAGAAGTTGCGGCATCGCACCCCCGATTCGCACCCTACCTAGAGGCCGGCCGGTTTGTCTCGCTGGAGGGGGGGCAAGTCACGATTGGATTTACGAAGCAGGCCGCGCTCGCTCGCTCTCGGATGGAGAAGGAAGATAATCTTCTCGCCTTAGCCGCGCTCTGCGAACAGCAGGTCGGGCAGCCGATTCGCATCCGCACAATCGAGCTCTCCGCATCGGATCCGCCTGGGCTCACCATGGCTCAAGTGCGGGCGGCCAAAGAACAGGAACAGCGCATGGTATTGTTTGAGCAGGCACGGGCGACTCCCGTCGCAAAACAGGCCTTGGACATTTTCGGTGCGGATCTCGCAGCCGTACGCACCGTGGCACAGAAGGAGACCGGCGAATGA
- a CDS encoding Nucleoid-associated protein YaaK (MaGe:77310999) — translation MKNPFGDMSNILKQAKAMQDQMAKIQEQAATKIATGTAGGGSVTVTANGAMQIVGVVIDPEVGKSGDVEMLQDLVLAASNDALHKAKELMEQDMKALTGGMKMPGLF, via the coding sequence ATGAAAAATCCCTTTGGCGACATGTCGAACATTTTGAAGCAAGCGAAGGCGATGCAGGATCAGATGGCCAAAATCCAGGAGCAGGCCGCGACCAAAATCGCTACGGGTACAGCCGGCGGCGGCAGCGTTACCGTGACGGCCAACGGCGCCATGCAGATTGTGGGCGTGGTTATCGATCCCGAGGTCGGGAAAAGCGGCGATGTGGAGATGCTTCAGGACCTCGTGCTGGCCGCGTCGAACGATGCGCTCCACAAAGCGAAGGAGCTGATGGAGCAGGATATGAAGGCCCTGACGGGCGGGATGAAGATGCCGGGGCTGTTTTAA
- a CDS encoding Putative RNA polymerase-binding protein DksA (Evidence 3 : Putative function from multiple computational evidences; MaGe:77311001), whose translation MKARTSPKKTVASRTTSSRTKTAAKAAPTKAKKPSSLKKPAASKSRSKYPDIQRALERQRADLLEEAGEVLAQHNTPEALPDVSDQASAEEDQRFSMRIMEREQNLLKKVNEALDRMKKQTYGICEQCGEDIPYKRLKARPVTTFCIECKTVQEQKERARR comes from the coding sequence ATGAAGGCACGTACTTCCCCCAAAAAGACTGTCGCGTCGAGAACGACTTCTTCACGCACGAAGACGGCCGCTAAAGCGGCGCCCACTAAAGCCAAGAAACCCTCTTCCCTCAAAAAACCGGCTGCTTCAAAAAGCCGTTCGAAGTACCCTGACATTCAGCGCGCCTTAGAGCGGCAGCGGGCGGATTTGCTTGAAGAAGCAGGGGAAGTGCTGGCGCAGCACAACACCCCGGAAGCACTGCCGGATGTGAGCGACCAGGCCTCTGCGGAAGAAGATCAGCGCTTCTCCATGCGCATCATGGAGCGCGAGCAAAACCTGCTCAAGAAGGTCAACGAGGCGTTGGATCGGATGAAGAAGCAGACCTACGGCATCTGCGAACAGTGCGGCGAAGACATTCCCTACAAGCGGCTCAAGGCCCGCCCCGTGACGACATTCTGCATCGAGTGTAAAACCGTTCAGGAACAAAAAGAACGGGCTCGCCGGTAA